A DNA window from Citrobacter tructae contains the following coding sequences:
- the rpmA gene encoding 50S ribosomal protein L27 — MAHKKAGGSTRNGRDSEAKRLGVKRFGGETVLAGSIIVRQRGTQFHAGSNVGCGKDHTLFAKADGKVKFEVKGPKNRRFISIVAE; from the coding sequence ATGGCACATAAAAAGGCTGGCGGCTCGACTCGTAACGGTCGCGATTCAGAAGCTAAACGTCTGGGCGTAAAACGCTTTGGCGGCGAAACAGTTCTGGCAGGTAGCATCATCGTTCGTCAACGTGGTACTCAGTTCCACGCTGGCTCTAACGTAGGCTGCGGTAAAGACCACACTCTGTTTGCTAAAGCAGACGGTAAAGTGAAATTCGAAGTGAAAGGCCCGAAAAACCGTCGTTTTATCAGCATTGTTGCTGAATAA
- a CDS encoding DMT family transporter, with protein sequence MKQQAGIGILLALTTAVCWGALPIAMKQVLEVMEPPTVVFYRFLMASIGLGAILAVKKKLPPLRIFRKARWLVLLAIATGGLFGNFILFSSSLQYLSPTASQVIGQLSPVGMMVASVFILKEKMRGTQVIGAIMLLSGLVLFFNTSLIEIFTKLTDYTWGVIFGVGAATVWVSYGVAQKVLLRRLASQQILFLLYTLCTLALLPLAKPGVITQLSDWQLACLIFCGLNTLVGYGALAEAMARWQAAQVSAIITLTPLFTLLFSDLLSLAWPDFFARPMLNLLGYLGAFIVVAGAMYSAIGHRIWGGLRKHETVVSQPRSGE encoded by the coding sequence ATGAAGCAGCAGGCAGGTATTGGTATTCTTTTGGCGCTGACAACGGCAGTTTGTTGGGGCGCTCTACCAATAGCGATGAAGCAAGTGCTGGAGGTGATGGAGCCTCCTACCGTAGTGTTCTACCGTTTTTTAATGGCAAGCATTGGCCTTGGGGCGATTCTTGCGGTTAAAAAAAAGCTCCCGCCATTGCGTATTTTTCGTAAAGCGCGTTGGTTGGTACTGCTGGCGATCGCCACCGGTGGGCTGTTCGGTAACTTCATTCTGTTTAGTTCATCTTTGCAATATTTGAGCCCAACGGCTTCGCAGGTCATCGGTCAGCTGTCACCGGTTGGCATGATGGTCGCCAGTGTCTTTATCCTGAAGGAAAAGATGCGCGGTACGCAGGTTATTGGTGCCATTATGTTGCTGAGCGGGCTGGTGCTGTTTTTTAATACCAGTCTGATCGAGATTTTTACCAAACTGACCGATTACACCTGGGGTGTGATCTTTGGTGTCGGTGCGGCGACGGTCTGGGTGAGCTATGGGGTCGCGCAAAAGGTGTTATTGCGTCGCCTGGCATCACAGCAGATCCTGTTTTTACTGTACACTTTATGTACGCTTGCGTTATTGCCGCTGGCTAAACCCGGTGTGATAACGCAACTCAGCGACTGGCAGCTGGCATGTCTGATATTCTGCGGCCTGAATACGCTGGTAGGATACGGTGCGCTTGCGGAAGCAATGGCGCGCTGGCAGGCGGCACAGGTGAGCGCCATTATTACGCTTACACCGCTGTTTACGTTGTTATTTTCAGATTTATTATCACTGGCCTGGCCCGATTTCTTCGCCAGACCGATGCTAAACCTTTTAGGTTATCTCGGTGCGTTTATCGTGGTTGCGGGCGCGATGTATTCCGCCATTGGTCATCGTATTTGGGGCGGTTTACGTAAGCATGAAACGGTGGTTTCGCAACCCCGCTCAGGCGAATGA
- the cgtA gene encoding Obg family GTPase CgtA, with protein sequence MKFVDEASILVVAGDGGNGCVSFRREKYIPRGGPDGGDGGDGGDVWLEADENLNTLIDYRFEKSFRAERGQNGASRDCTGKRGKDVTIKVPVGTRVIDQGTGETMGDMTKHGQRLMVAKGGWHGLGNTRFKSSVNRTPRQKTMGTPGDKRDLMLELMLLADVGMLGMPNAGKSTFIRAVSAAKPKVADYPFTTLVPSLGVVRMDNEKSFVVADIPGLIEGAAEGAGLGIRFLKHLERCRVLLHLIDIDPIDGSDPVENARIIIGELEKYSQDLASKPRWLVFNKIDLMDKDEAEEKAKAIAEALGWEGKYYLISAASQLGVKDLCWDVMTFIIENPIVQAEEAKQPEKVEFMWDDYHRQQLAEVEDEAEDDWDDDWDEDDEEGVEFIYKR encoded by the coding sequence ATGAAGTTTGTTGATGAAGCATCGATTCTGGTCGTTGCAGGTGATGGCGGTAATGGTTGCGTCAGCTTCCGCCGCGAAAAGTACATCCCAAGAGGCGGTCCGGACGGCGGTGATGGTGGTGATGGTGGTGACGTCTGGCTGGAAGCCGACGAAAACCTGAACACGCTGATCGACTACCGCTTTGAAAAATCGTTCCGTGCGGAACGTGGTCAGAATGGCGCGAGCCGTGATTGCACCGGTAAGCGTGGTAAAGACGTTACGATCAAAGTGCCTGTCGGTACACGTGTAATCGATCAGGGTACGGGCGAAACCATGGGCGACATGACCAAACACGGTCAGCGCCTGATGGTCGCTAAAGGCGGCTGGCACGGTTTGGGTAACACCCGTTTCAAATCCTCGGTCAACCGTACCCCACGTCAGAAAACGATGGGTACGCCGGGCGATAAGCGCGATCTGATGCTGGAGCTGATGCTGTTAGCCGATGTCGGTATGCTGGGTATGCCAAACGCCGGTAAATCAACGTTTATCCGTGCGGTATCCGCAGCGAAACCTAAAGTCGCTGATTATCCGTTTACCACCCTGGTGCCGAGCCTGGGCGTAGTGCGTATGGATAACGAAAAGAGCTTTGTGGTTGCCGATATCCCGGGTCTGATTGAAGGCGCTGCGGAAGGCGCGGGTCTGGGGATCCGATTCCTGAAGCACCTGGAGCGTTGCCGCGTACTGCTGCACCTCATTGATATCGATCCGATTGACGGTTCCGATCCGGTAGAAAACGCCCGTATCATTATTGGCGAGCTGGAAAAATACAGTCAGGATCTGGCGTCCAAGCCGCGCTGGTTAGTGTTCAACAAAATTGATTTGATGGACAAAGACGAAGCGGAAGAAAAAGCGAAAGCGATCGCCGAGGCGCTGGGCTGGGAAGGTAAATATTACCTGATCTCTGCCGCTAGCCAGCTGGGCGTGAAGGATCTTTGCTGGGATGTGATGACGTTTATCATCGAGAACCCAATTGTTCAGGCTGAAGAAGCGAAGCAGCCGGAGAAAGTGGAGTTCATGTGGGACGATTATCACCGTCAGCAGCTCGCTGAAGTCGAAGACGAAGCGGAAGATGACTGGGATGACGATTGGGACGAAGACGACGAAGAAGGCGTTGAGTTCATCTACAAGCGTTAA
- the dacB gene encoding serine-type D-Ala-D-Ala carboxypeptidase, translating into MRFPRFTIGLTASIAAFSVQAANVDEYINQLPAGANLALMVQKVGAPTPAIDYHSQQMALPASTQKVITALAALIQLGPDFRFTTTLETKGSVEGGVLNGDLVARFGADPTLKRQDIRNMVATLKKSGVTQIAGNVLIDTSIFASHDKAPGWPWNDMTQCFSAPPAAAIVDRNCFSVSLYSAQKPNDLAFIRVASYYPVTMFSQVRTLARGSAEAQYCELDVVPGDLNRFTLTGCLPQRAEPLPLAFAIQDGASYAGAIIKDELKQAGITYSGTLLRQTQVNEPGTVVASKQSAPLHDLLKIMLKKSDNMIADTVFRMIGHARFNVPGTWRAGSDAVRQILRQQAGVDIGNTIIADGSGLSRHNLIAPATMMQVLQYIAQHDNELNFITMLPLAGHDGSLQYRAGLHQAGVDGKVSAKTGSLQGVYNLAGFITTASGQRMAFVQYLSGYAVEPADQRNRRIPLVRFESRLYKDIYQNN; encoded by the coding sequence ATGCGATTTCCCAGATTTACCATTGGATTGACTGCCAGTATTGCGGCGTTCAGCGTTCAGGCTGCGAATGTTGACGAGTACATCAACCAGCTCCCTGCCGGGGCCAACCTCGCCCTTATGGTACAGAAGGTTGGGGCCCCGACGCCTGCTATTGATTACCATAGCCAACAAATGGCCCTACCCGCCAGCACCCAGAAAGTCATCACCGCCCTGGCGGCCTTGATTCAGCTCGGGCCTGACTTCCGTTTTACCACCACGCTAGAGACCAAAGGCAGTGTGGAAGGTGGGGTATTGAACGGTGACTTGGTTGCGCGATTTGGTGCCGATCCGACGCTAAAACGTCAGGATATTCGCAATATGGTGGCAACCCTGAAAAAATCTGGCGTGACGCAAATTGCCGGTAACGTGCTCATCGACACCTCCATTTTCGCCAGCCATGATAAAGCGCCCGGTTGGCCCTGGAACGACATGACGCAGTGTTTTAGCGCACCGCCTGCGGCTGCGATTGTCGATCGTAACTGCTTCTCGGTGTCGCTTTACAGTGCACAAAAACCCAACGATCTTGCCTTTATTCGCGTGGCGTCATACTACCCGGTAACGATGTTCAGCCAGGTGCGCACCCTCGCGCGCGGATCTGCGGAAGCGCAATATTGTGAACTGGACGTGGTTCCCGGCGATTTAAACCGCTTCACGTTAACCGGCTGTCTGCCCCAACGCGCCGAACCGCTGCCGCTGGCGTTTGCCATTCAGGACGGTGCTAGCTATGCCGGGGCGATTATTAAAGATGAGCTAAAACAAGCTGGTATCACCTACAGCGGTACGCTGCTGCGCCAGACACAGGTCAACGAACCGGGAACCGTGGTTGCCAGCAAACAGTCGGCACCGCTGCATGACCTGCTTAAGATTATGCTGAAAAAATCGGACAACATGATTGCCGATACCGTTTTCCGCATGATTGGTCATGCGCGTTTTAACGTACCCGGCACCTGGCGGGCAGGCTCTGATGCCGTACGCCAGATTTTGCGTCAGCAAGCGGGTGTAGATATTGGCAACACGATTATTGCCGACGGTTCTGGCCTCTCTCGCCATAACCTGATTGCTCCAGCGACCATGATGCAGGTACTGCAATACATCGCGCAGCATGACAATGAGCTGAACTTTATTACGATGCTACCGCTGGCAGGCCACGACGGCTCTCTACAATACCGTGCGGGTCTGCATCAGGCAGGCGTGGATGGCAAAGTCTCTGCGAAGACAGGCTCGTTACAGGGGGTTTATAACCTTGCTGGCTTCATTACCACGGCAAGCGGGCAACGCATGGCGTTTGTACAGTATCTGTCTGGCTATGCGGTGGAACCCGCAGATCAACGTAACCGCCGTATTCCGCTGGTGCGCTTCGAGAGTCGGTTGTACAAGGATATTTATCAGAATAACTAG
- the greA gene encoding transcription elongation factor GreA, with protein MQAIPMTLRGAEKLREELDFLKSVRRPEIIAAIADAREHGDLKENAEYHAAREQQGFCEGRIKDIEAKLSNAQVIDVTKMPNNGRVVFGATVTVLNLDNDEEQTWRIVGDDEADFKQNLISVNSPIARGLIGKEQDDVVVIKTPGGEVEYEVVKVEYL; from the coding sequence ATGCAAGCTATCCCTATGACCTTACGTGGTGCTGAAAAACTGCGCGAAGAGCTGGATTTTCTGAAATCTGTGCGCCGTCCTGAAATCATTGCCGCGATCGCCGATGCGCGTGAGCACGGTGACCTGAAAGAAAACGCGGAGTACCACGCGGCGCGTGAACAGCAGGGTTTCTGCGAAGGTCGCATTAAAGATATCGAAGCGAAGCTGTCTAACGCTCAGGTTATCGACGTCACTAAAATGCCGAATAATGGCCGTGTCGTTTTCGGTGCAACGGTGACCGTTCTGAATCTCGATAACGATGAAGAGCAGACCTGGCGCATTGTGGGCGATGACGAAGCCGATTTTAAACAGAACCTGATTTCTGTTAACTCGCCTATTGCCCGTGGCCTGATTGGCAAAGAGCAGGACGACGTGGTGGTTATCAAAACGCCGGGCGGTGAAGTGGAATATGAAGTAGTGAAGGTAGAATACCTGTAA
- the yhbY gene encoding ribosome assembly RNA-binding protein YhbY — MNLSTKQKQHLKGLAHPLKPVVMLGNNGLTEGVLAEIEQALEHHELIKVKIASEDRDTKTLIVEAIVRETGACNVQVIGKTLVLYRPTKERKISLPR; from the coding sequence ATGAATCTGAGTACTAAACAAAAACAGCACCTGAAAGGTCTGGCACATCCGCTCAAGCCTGTAGTCATGCTTGGCAATAATGGTTTGACCGAAGGGGTACTGGCCGAGATTGAACAAGCGCTAGAGCACCATGAACTTATCAAGGTGAAAATCGCCTCGGAAGATCGCGATACCAAAACCTTGATCGTGGAAGCTATCGTACGCGAAACCGGCGCCTGTAACGTACAGGTCATCGGCAAAACGCTGGTACTGTATCGCCCGACTAAAGAACGTAAAATCTCGCTGCCACGCTAA
- the rlmE gene encoding 23S rRNA (uridine(2552)-2'-O)-methyltransferase RlmE yields the protein MTGKKRSASSSRWLQEHFSDKYVQQAQKKGLRSRAWFKLDEIQQSDKIFKPGMTIVDLGAAPGGWSQYAVTQIGNSGRIIACDLLPMDPIVGVDFLQGDFRDELVLKALLERVGDSKVQVVMSDMAPNMCGTPAVDIPRAMYLVELALGMARDVLAPGGSFVVKVFQGEGFDEYLREIRSLFTKVKVRKPDSSRARSREVYIVATGRKP from the coding sequence ATGACAGGTAAAAAGCGTTCTGCCAGCTCAAGCCGCTGGCTTCAGGAACACTTTAGCGATAAATATGTTCAGCAGGCACAGAAAAAGGGGTTACGTTCCCGTGCCTGGTTTAAACTTGATGAAATACAGCAAAGTGACAAAATTTTTAAACCGGGGATGACGATAGTTGACCTCGGCGCTGCACCCGGTGGCTGGTCGCAATATGCGGTTACGCAGATCGGAAACAGCGGCCGCATTATCGCTTGCGATCTTTTACCTATGGATCCAATCGTTGGTGTGGACTTCCTTCAGGGCGACTTTCGTGATGAATTAGTCCTGAAAGCGTTACTTGAGCGCGTAGGTGACAGTAAAGTACAAGTTGTCATGTCTGATATGGCACCAAATATGTGTGGAACACCGGCGGTGGATATTCCCCGGGCCATGTATCTGGTAGAACTGGCGCTTGGAATGGCTCGTGATGTATTAGCGCCAGGTGGTAGTTTTGTAGTGAAGGTGTTCCAGGGCGAAGGCTTCGATGAGTATCTAAGAGAGATTCGCTCCCTGTTTACGAAGGTCAAAGTTCGTAAGCCGGACTCTTCTCGCGCCCGTTCGCGTGAAGTGTACATTGTAGCGACCGGGCGTAAACCATAA
- the ftsH gene encoding ATP-dependent zinc metalloprotease FtsH, with amino-acid sequence MAKNLILWLVIAVVLMSVFQSFGPSESNGRKVDYSTFLQEVNQDQVREARINGREINVTKKDSNRYTTYIPVNDPKLLDNLLTKNVKVVGEPPEEPSLLASIFISWFPMLLLIGVWIFFMRQMQGGGGKGAMSFGKSKARMLTEDQIKTTFADVAGCDEAKEEVAELVEYLREPSRFQKLGGKIPKGVLMVGPPGTGKTLLAKAIAGEAKVPFFTISGSDFVEMFVGVGASRVRDMFEQAKKAAPCIIFIDEIDAVGRQRGAGLGGGHDEREQTLNQMLVEMDGFEGNEGIIVIAATNRPDVLDPALLRPGRFDRQVVVGLPDVRGREQILKVHMRRVPLSPDIDAAIIARGTPGFSGADLANLVNEAALFAARGNKRVVSMVEFEKAKDKIMMGAERRSMVMTEAQKESTAYHEAGHAIIGRLVPEHDPVHKVTIIPRGRALGVTFFLPEGDAISASRQKLESQISTLYGGRLAEEIIYGVEHVSTGASNDIKVATNLARNMVTQWGFSEKLGPLLYAEEEGEVFLGRSVAKAKHMSDETARIIDQEVKLLIERNYERARRLLNDNLDILHSMKDALMKYETIDAPQIDDLMARRDVRPPAGWEESGTSNNSGNNGTPSAPRPVDEPTSPNPGNMSEQLGDK; translated from the coding sequence ATGGCGAAAAACCTAATACTCTGGCTGGTCATTGCCGTTGTGCTGATGTCAGTATTCCAGAGCTTTGGGCCCAGCGAGTCTAATGGCCGTAAGGTGGATTACTCTACCTTCCTGCAAGAGGTCAATCAGGACCAGGTTCGTGAAGCGCGTATCAACGGACGTGAGATTAACGTTACCAAGAAAGATAGTAACCGTTACACGACCTACATCCCGGTTAACGATCCGAAGCTGCTTGATAACCTGCTGACCAAAAACGTCAAGGTTGTTGGCGAGCCGCCTGAAGAGCCGAGCCTGCTGGCTTCTATCTTCATTTCCTGGTTCCCAATGCTGCTGCTGATTGGTGTCTGGATCTTCTTCATGCGTCAGATGCAGGGCGGGGGTGGCAAAGGCGCCATGTCGTTCGGTAAGAGTAAAGCGCGCATGCTGACAGAAGATCAGATCAAAACCACCTTTGCTGACGTTGCAGGTTGTGACGAAGCAAAAGAAGAGGTGGCTGAACTGGTTGAGTACTTGCGCGAACCAAGCCGTTTCCAGAAACTGGGCGGTAAGATCCCGAAAGGCGTCCTGATGGTCGGCCCTCCGGGTACCGGTAAAACCCTGTTGGCAAAAGCCATCGCGGGTGAAGCGAAGGTTCCATTCTTCACAATTTCCGGTTCTGACTTCGTGGAAATGTTCGTTGGTGTGGGCGCATCTCGTGTGCGTGACATGTTCGAACAGGCCAAGAAAGCAGCACCATGCATCATCTTCATCGATGAAATCGACGCCGTCGGCCGCCAACGTGGCGCTGGTCTGGGCGGTGGTCATGATGAACGTGAGCAGACGCTGAACCAGATGCTGGTTGAGATGGACGGCTTCGAAGGTAACGAAGGCATTATCGTTATCGCGGCAACTAACCGTCCGGACGTACTTGACCCTGCGCTGTTGCGTCCAGGCCGTTTTGACCGTCAGGTAGTGGTTGGTCTGCCGGACGTTCGCGGTCGTGAACAGATTCTGAAAGTGCATATGCGTCGCGTACCGCTGTCTCCGGATATCGATGCGGCAATCATTGCCCGCGGTACGCCTGGCTTCTCCGGTGCAGACCTCGCGAACCTGGTGAACGAAGCGGCGCTGTTTGCTGCACGTGGCAACAAGCGCGTTGTGTCGATGGTTGAGTTCGAGAAAGCGAAAGACAAAATCATGATGGGTGCGGAACGTCGCTCCATGGTGATGACGGAAGCGCAGAAGGAATCCACCGCGTATCACGAAGCAGGTCACGCGATTATCGGTCGCCTGGTACCGGAACACGATCCGGTGCACAAAGTGACGATTATTCCACGCGGTCGTGCGCTGGGTGTGACCTTCTTCCTGCCTGAAGGTGACGCGATCAGCGCCAGCCGTCAGAAACTGGAAAGTCAGATCTCTACGCTGTACGGCGGTCGTCTGGCTGAAGAGATTATCTATGGTGTTGAACATGTTTCCACCGGTGCGTCGAACGACATTAAAGTCGCGACTAACCTGGCGCGTAACATGGTGACGCAGTGGGGCTTCTCTGAAAAGCTGGGTCCGTTGCTGTACGCGGAAGAAGAAGGCGAAGTGTTCCTCGGTCGTTCTGTTGCGAAAGCAAAACATATGTCCGATGAAACCGCGCGCATTATCGATCAGGAAGTTAAATTGCTGATTGAACGTAACTACGAGCGTGCTCGTCGTCTTCTGAACGATAACCTGGACATTCTGCACTCGATGAAAGATGCGCTCATGAAATATGAGACTATCGATGCACCGCAGATTGACGATCTGATGGCTCGCCGTGATGTGCGTCCACCAGCAGGTTGGGAGGAATCCGGTACGTCTAACAACTCTGGCAACAATGGCACCCCAAGTGCGCCGCGTCCGGTTGATGAACCGACCTCGCCGAATCCGGGTAACATGTCAGAGCAGTTAGGTGACAAATAA
- the folP gene encoding dihydropteroate synthase translates to MKLFAQGSSLDLSHPHVMGILNVTPDSFSDGGAHNTLVEAVKHANLMINSGATIIDVGGESTRPGAADVSVEEELERVIPVVEAIAQRFEVWISVDTSKPEVIRECARVGAHIINDIRSLTEPGALEAAAETGLPVCLMHMQGQPKTMQEAPKYEDVFADVNRYFVEQIARCERAGIAKDKLLLDPGFGFGKNLTHNYTLLARLAEFHHFNLPLLVGMSRKSMIGQLLNVGPSERLSGSLACAVIAAMQGAQILRVHDVKETVEAMRVVEATLSAKENKRYE, encoded by the coding sequence ATGAAACTCTTTGCTCAGGGTTCTTCGCTGGATCTCAGCCATCCCCACGTCATGGGAATTTTAAACGTCACGCCGGACTCTTTTTCTGATGGTGGAGCGCACAACACCCTGGTTGAGGCGGTGAAGCACGCAAATCTGATGATTAACTCCGGGGCGACTATCATTGATGTGGGTGGCGAATCTACACGGCCGGGGGCGGCAGATGTTAGCGTGGAAGAAGAGCTGGAACGCGTGATCCCGGTCGTTGAGGCCATTGCCCAACGCTTTGAAGTGTGGATCTCGGTGGATACCTCTAAACCGGAAGTGATTCGTGAATGTGCCCGAGTCGGCGCGCATATCATTAATGATATTCGCTCCCTGACAGAGCCTGGTGCACTGGAAGCTGCGGCGGAAACTGGGTTACCCGTTTGCCTGATGCACATGCAGGGGCAGCCGAAGACCATGCAGGAAGCGCCAAAGTACGAGGATGTTTTTGCTGACGTAAACCGCTACTTTGTTGAGCAAATAGCTCGTTGTGAAAGGGCTGGGATCGCAAAAGATAAATTGTTGCTCGACCCAGGGTTCGGTTTCGGTAAAAATCTCACCCATAACTACACATTACTGGCACGCCTGGCGGAGTTTCATCATTTTAATCTGCCGCTGCTGGTTGGAATGTCACGAAAATCAATGATTGGTCAGTTGTTGAACGTGGGGCCATCTGAACGCCTGAGCGGTAGTCTTGCATGTGCGGTGATTGCTGCCATGCAGGGTGCGCAGATTCTTCGTGTCCATGACGTCAAAGAAACCGTAGAAGCGATGCGTGTGGTGGAAGCCACATTGTCTGCAAAGGAAAATAAACGCTATGAGTAA